In the genome of Candidatus Hydrogenedens sp., one region contains:
- a CDS encoding tyrosine recombinase, whose amino-acid sequence MNPNEKETKFVNLIDYFLELAVFEWGLSENTLDTYKRNLLSFLDFLYEKHINGLEKVDSALILEYLLNLQKRGLSTRSIAQHLSTLRGFYRFLCDEQIVDTNPIDVIDTPHLSQKLPHFMTEGEIEQIFKVAETTKKNKERDLAILELFYSCGLRISELSKISIQDIVFNEGLLRVRGKGDKVRIVPLGSKAISRLQEWLSVRNTGNVKTTCIFVSRSGKQMGRTTLWRIVKQYAMLAGLSKKVTPHTFRHTFATHLLNRGADLRVVQELLGHSNISTTQIYTHVSVERITRAHKDAHPRA is encoded by the coding sequence ATGAATCCGAATGAAAAAGAAACCAAATTCGTCAATTTGATAGATTATTTTCTTGAGCTTGCTGTTTTTGAATGGGGACTTTCTGAAAACACATTAGATACATATAAAAGAAACTTGCTTTCTTTTCTCGATTTTTTGTATGAGAAGCATATAAATGGTTTGGAAAAAGTTGATTCTGCTTTAATACTTGAATATTTACTTAATCTTCAAAAACGAGGACTATCTACGCGTTCTATAGCTCAGCATCTCAGCACATTAAGAGGTTTTTATCGATTTTTATGTGATGAGCAAATAGTGGATACGAACCCTATTGATGTTATAGATACTCCTCATTTATCTCAGAAACTACCCCATTTTATGACAGAAGGCGAAATAGAGCAAATCTTTAAGGTGGCGGAAACTACAAAGAAGAATAAAGAAAGGGACCTTGCTATTTTAGAATTATTTTATTCTTGTGGTTTAAGAATAAGTGAACTATCAAAGATTAGTATCCAAGATATTGTTTTTAATGAGGGTTTATTAAGAGTTCGAGGGAAAGGGGATAAGGTACGTATTGTTCCGTTAGGTAGTAAGGCGATTTCTCGACTTCAAGAATGGTTATCTGTTAGAAATACTGGGAATGTTAAGACTACATGTATATTTGTATCAAGGTCGGGCAAACAAATGGGCAGGACGACATTGTGGCGGATAGTGAAGCAATATGCAATGTTAGCAGGTTTGTCAAAAAAGGTGACTCCGCATACATTTAGACATACGTTTGCTACCCATTTACTTAACAGAGGTGCCGATTTGAGGGTTGTTCAAGAATTGTTAGGACATTCAAATATCTCTACTACTCAGATTTACACACATGTAAGTGTAGAACGGATAACTCGAGCCCATAAGGATGCTCATCCCCGAGCATAA
- a CDS encoding putative ABC transporter permease — MDYHRSIVRFIIFALLGLVMEVFFTSFGGLIKHGEINLYGHTSPWMMIDYGLLGIITPWLRNPLKANKVPLPLRAFVYMIGIFFVEYVSGIIFHKVIGLKIWDYSHLRYNLHGQITLLYAPAWYALGLGVEKLYEWIDKASWAILTKSPEGYQPE; from the coding sequence ATGGATTATCATAGGTCTATAGTACGGTTTATTATTTTTGCATTGTTAGGATTGGTGATGGAGGTCTTTTTTACAAGTTTCGGAGGTTTAATTAAACATGGTGAAATTAATTTATATGGGCATACCTCGCCATGGATGATGATTGATTATGGTTTATTGGGTATTATAACTCCGTGGTTAAGGAATCCCTTGAAAGCAAATAAGGTTCCATTACCATTGAGGGCATTTGTTTATATGATAGGTATATTTTTTGTTGAGTATGTCTCAGGTATCATCTTTCACAAGGTTATAGGGTTAAAAATTTGGGATTATTCCCATCTTCGCTATAATCTTCATGGACAAATAACCTTACTTTATGCTCCTGCCTGGTATGCACTTGGATTGGGGGTTGAGAAATTGTATGAATGGATAGATAAAGCTTCATGGGCGATACTTACAAAATCTCCAGAAGGCTACCAACCAGAGTAG
- a CDS encoding 2-phosphosulfolactate phosphatase codes for MLAHIIQGREGCIYGKENHLGIIIVDALRASATASMLLHHGATKIFVVAEVDTARQLKHIFPNALLYGERNGLPPEGFNFGNSPQETVYAKGKEVIFTTTTGARLLFEAYRRDVPFIIMSTTINAKATIQFLKKQNKDFVIVPAGLFDTPEFSAQEDWVSASFILQQLEISIGCGRDIFEYWVKRIEKEGIKKLFQTAPHADKLRTIGLKKDIYWCARTNITNSIPIVTGIETNYLILENAHIP; via the coding sequence ATGTTAGCTCACATTATCCAAGGTAGAGAAGGTTGCATTTACGGTAAAGAAAATCATTTAGGTATTATTATTGTAGACGCATTAAGAGCAAGTGCTACAGCATCCATGCTTCTTCATCATGGAGCCACCAAAATATTCGTAGTTGCTGAAGTAGATACCGCACGACAACTAAAACATATTTTTCCAAACGCTCTCTTGTATGGTGAAAGAAATGGCCTTCCACCAGAAGGGTTTAATTTTGGAAACAGCCCACAGGAAACGGTATATGCCAAGGGGAAAGAAGTTATTTTTACTACAACAACAGGAGCACGCTTACTATTTGAAGCATATAGAAGAGATGTCCCTTTTATAATTATGTCTACTACAATCAATGCTAAAGCAACCATTCAATTTCTAAAAAAACAAAATAAAGATTTTGTAATAGTTCCTGCAGGATTATTCGATACCCCTGAATTCTCTGCTCAAGAAGACTGGGTAAGTGCAAGTTTCATTCTTCAGCAATTGGAAATATCGATAGGTTGTGGAAGAGATATATTTGAATACTGGGTAAAAAGAATTGAAAAAGAAGGTATTAAGAAATTATTTCAAACAGCACCACATGCTGATAAATTAAGAACCATCGGACTTAAAAAAGATATATATTGGTGTGCCAGAACAAACATAACCAACTCAATACCTATAGTCACAGGAATAGAAACAAATTATTTAATCCTTGAAAATGCACACATCCCATAA
- a CDS encoding HU family DNA-binding protein, with the protein MPFKKAKEGDKPLTKAQILQLLAEETGLTKKTVNELLQKLVELAYAQAPAGFVIPGLGKLVVVQRKARIQINPQTKEKMKVPAKKVLKFRIAKAAKDAVVPQKK; encoded by the coding sequence ATGCCATTCAAAAAAGCAAAAGAAGGTGATAAGCCTTTGACCAAAGCTCAAATCCTTCAACTACTCGCTGAAGAGACAGGGCTAACCAAGAAGACAGTTAATGAACTTCTTCAAAAGTTAGTCGAGCTGGCTTATGCTCAGGCTCCTGCAGGTTTTGTCATTCCCGGATTGGGCAAGCTTGTTGTAGTACAGCGTAAGGCTCGCATCCAAATCAATCCACAGACCAAAGAGAAGATGAAAGTCCCTGCAAAGAAAGTATTGAAATTCAGAATTGCTAAAGCGGCAAAAGACGCAGTTGTTCCACAAAAAAAGTAA
- a CDS encoding C25 family cysteine peptidase has product MLYKKECLIGCICLFFIFSYDASTEVHIQSTPLVSGCDINIQLVSDIEIKEQNIDKQIFSRLEICDMGIEGSEGYPEIPVLRRLIEVPVNVKNVSFVYEVISIKEEKELLYPVYPVQPPWEKSIGKEKPKFIIYSSAYEQGKEYGRETITLEPFGVVRGKNLYQISYYPIHYIPSENKIFLRRNVNISVRWDNAKSLKVRDKKYESKYVDDLWKPLIVNNLSDTSKEKIESNYTIPTGMLVIVGSNFINSSKLNEWIQWKTQRGFIITVKNVADIGLNSTLIRNYIKQAYESWEIPPSFVVLVGDANYIPAQQGYAYYNPVTDLYYSVVDGDEYYTPDLWIGRISASTIANLDNAINKILQYEKAQWALSTPWYLKASFLTGVDHYEVTEQTHNYVITNYFSPKGFATQKLYTVTYNATTSDVLSAINEGRGWIVYSGHGSETEWQDGPAITQDNLNSLSNTVYPWVLSFACETGQFGRPECFGETWQRVPAGGVGFFGSSESSYWDEDDVLEKYIIQSFFENKTWTAGMILAGKLKFFNFYGNIGTTQYYFEMYNILGDPSTEIWIGELQNPVINYNISVSPDGLPFPLYIEWENASATLSNSTTLFGAGLTVFGNNLIQLSPPGLVPTLTLTVTGNPIYPIQVEIPVVPGSDGSVIWDKSVYTASSLAMLTLSDADLAGQQSIDLSITSTSGDSEQMQLIEKEIPGLFQGTIQLTTTNTGQNDGMLSVIHEGIISAEYYDEHTDEGISQIKVAEANIDAFPPELLQLNAFPSTRSSEFQIQTNENSNVRFEYGLLCSTPFPNHEESIMWTTDHKILLTGLTPDTKYFYRVTLVDRAGNSYTSDCSFFQTLMQPDYFTYNYQSTIVDTVPISYNRIVFTPDNSPDYYSACKEDVTNFMRDTGNATPITLGDDSFYFLEFPLGTKVYLYGTEYTSCYIGSNGYLTFTRGDNDYDESLERHFSIPRISLFFDDLNPSAGGSVIYQFEKDAFIVTYYQVMRYGSGEVNTQVELFYDGRIAITWLNCMSSSFIAGLSSGNGVPENLEISDFLTYEECKVLEGSNEGILEGEGIVEGSQEGEGIIEGTTEGIVEGEGVLEGEGIIEGFTEGEYIYYYSADLNRDGYLNLSELLRVVQFFNMEGYYCDINNVEDGYSPGIGDDHECAPYSADYNPQNWKIEFDELLRVIQIYNSGRYYPCPGQSEDNFCF; this is encoded by the coding sequence ATGTTATATAAAAAAGAATGTTTAATCGGTTGTATATGTCTTTTTTTTATTTTCTCCTATGATGCTTCAACAGAAGTTCATATTCAATCGACGCCTCTTGTTTCAGGTTGTGATATAAATATACAATTGGTTTCAGATATAGAGATAAAAGAGCAGAATATCGATAAACAGATATTTTCTCGTCTGGAAATCTGTGATATGGGTATAGAGGGTTCTGAAGGTTATCCTGAAATTCCAGTATTGCGTCGATTGATAGAAGTTCCAGTTAATGTGAAAAATGTATCTTTTGTCTACGAAGTTATATCTATTAAAGAAGAGAAAGAATTGCTTTATCCTGTTTATCCAGTTCAACCTCCATGGGAAAAATCTATCGGTAAAGAAAAACCTAAATTTATTATCTATTCCAGTGCATACGAACAAGGAAAAGAATATGGAAGAGAGACCATAACCCTTGAGCCTTTCGGGGTAGTCCGTGGAAAGAATTTATACCAAATTTCATATTACCCAATTCATTATATTCCTTCAGAAAATAAAATATTTTTAAGACGTAATGTAAATATTTCCGTTCGCTGGGATAATGCCAAGTCTCTAAAGGTACGAGATAAAAAGTATGAATCAAAATACGTTGATGATTTATGGAAGCCTTTGATAGTAAATAATCTTTCTGATACAAGTAAAGAGAAAATAGAAAGTAACTACACAATACCGACAGGAATGCTCGTTATCGTAGGGTCTAATTTTATTAATAGTAGCAAACTGAATGAATGGATACAATGGAAGACACAGAGGGGTTTTATAATAACAGTTAAGAATGTAGCAGATATTGGATTAAATTCGACATTAATTCGAAACTATATAAAACAGGCTTATGAAAGTTGGGAAATTCCTCCTTCATTTGTAGTTTTAGTAGGCGACGCAAATTATATACCTGCACAGCAAGGTTATGCTTATTATAATCCTGTTACTGATTTATATTATTCGGTTGTAGATGGTGATGAATACTATACACCCGATTTATGGATTGGTCGGATCAGTGCATCTACAATAGCGAATTTAGATAATGCTATTAATAAAATTCTTCAATATGAAAAGGCACAATGGGCACTATCCACACCTTGGTATTTAAAGGCTTCTTTTTTAACAGGTGTTGACCATTATGAAGTGACCGAGCAAACGCATAATTATGTGATAACGAATTATTTTTCGCCTAAAGGTTTCGCTACACAAAAATTATATACAGTAACATATAATGCAACTACTTCTGATGTCTTGTCAGCTATTAATGAGGGGAGGGGTTGGATTGTCTATTCGGGGCATGGTTCTGAAACCGAATGGCAAGACGGGCCTGCAATTACGCAAGATAATTTAAATTCTTTATCTAATACAGTATATCCTTGGGTATTGAGTTTTGCATGCGAAACTGGTCAATTTGGAAGACCTGAATGTTTTGGTGAAACATGGCAACGGGTTCCAGCTGGAGGTGTGGGATTTTTCGGGAGTTCAGAATCTTCATATTGGGATGAAGACGATGTATTGGAAAAATATATTATTCAAAGTTTTTTTGAGAATAAAACATGGACGGCTGGAATGATACTTGCAGGTAAATTAAAATTCTTTAATTTTTACGGCAATATAGGTACAACACAATATTACTTTGAGATGTATAATATTTTGGGAGACCCCTCTACTGAAATATGGATAGGGGAGTTACAGAACCCTGTTATAAACTATAATATATCTGTAAGTCCCGATGGATTGCCATTCCCCTTATATATTGAATGGGAAAATGCCTCTGCAACTTTGAGTAATTCTACGACATTATTTGGGGCTGGTTTAACTGTGTTTGGAAACAATTTAATTCAGTTATCTCCTCCGGGACTTGTTCCTACGCTTACTCTAACCGTAACAGGGAATCCAATTTATCCGATTCAGGTAGAGATTCCAGTTGTACCGGGGTCTGATGGGAGTGTTATTTGGGACAAGTCAGTATATACCGCTTCATCTCTTGCGATGTTGACGCTTTCAGATGCTGACTTGGCAGGACAACAATCAATAGACTTGTCAATAACATCGACAAGTGGTGATTCGGAACAGATGCAATTAATTGAAAAAGAAATACCAGGTTTGTTTCAGGGAACAATTCAATTAACTACAACTAACACGGGACAAAATGATGGAATGCTATCTGTTATCCATGAAGGAATAATTTCCGCAGAATATTATGATGAACATACAGATGAAGGGATTTCACAGATAAAAGTTGCAGAAGCCAATATAGATGCATTTCCACCAGAATTACTACAATTAAACGCTTTTCCTTCAACTCGGAGTTCTGAATTTCAGATTCAAACAAATGAAAATAGTAATGTCAGATTTGAGTATGGATTGCTTTGTTCTACTCCTTTCCCAAATCATGAAGAGTCGATAATGTGGACTACAGACCATAAAATTTTACTAACAGGACTAACTCCAGATACGAAATATTTTTACAGGGTTACTTTAGTTGACCGTGCTGGAAATAGTTATACCAGTGATTGTTCGTTTTTCCAGACTCTCATGCAACCTGATTATTTTACATATAATTATCAAAGCACCATAGTTGATACAGTCCCTATTTCTTACAATCGGATTGTTTTTACACCTGATAATTCACCTGATTATTATTCGGCATGTAAGGAAGATGTAACTAATTTTATGAGAGATACAGGAAACGCAACTCCTATAACATTGGGGGATGATAGTTTTTATTTTCTTGAATTTCCATTAGGCACCAAAGTTTATCTATATGGTACTGAATATACAAGTTGTTATATTGGAAGTAATGGTTATTTGACCTTTACAAGAGGTGATAATGACTATGACGAATCATTAGAAAGGCATTTTTCTATCCCGAGAATATCGCTGTTTTTTGATGATTTAAATCCATCAGCAGGTGGTTCTGTTATCTATCAATTTGAAAAAGATGCTTTTATTGTTACTTATTATCAAGTGATGCGATATGGCTCAGGAGAGGTAAATACACAGGTGGAGTTATTTTATGACGGTAGAATTGCAATTACATGGCTTAATTGTATGAGTTCAAGTTTTATTGCAGGATTGTCAAGTGGAAATGGAGTTCCTGAAAACCTTGAGATATCGGACTTTTTGACGTATGAGGAATGTAAGGTATTGGAAGGTTCAAATGAGGGAATTTTAGAGGGGGAAGGGATTGTCGAGGGGAGCCAAGAAGGGGAAGGAATTATAGAAGGAACGACAGAGGGAATAGTGGAGGGTGAAGGAGTGCTGGAAGGTGAGGGAATAATCGAGGGATTTACAGAAGGTGAGTATATTTATTATTATTCAGCAGATCTGAATCGGGATGGATATCTTAACCTTTCAGAACTGTTGCGAGTTGTTCAGTTTTTTAATATGGAAGGTTATTATTGTGATATAAATAACGTTGAAGATGGATACTCTCCTGGTATTGGTGATGACCATGAATGTGCACCTTATTCAGCAGATTATAATCCACAAAACTGGAAAATTGAGTTTGATGAATTACTCCGTGTTATTCAAATTTATAATTCGGGTAGATATTATCCATGTCCAGGACAAAGCGAAGATAATTTCTGTTTTTAA